In the genome of Lathyrus oleraceus cultivar Zhongwan6 chromosome 4, CAAS_Psat_ZW6_1.0, whole genome shotgun sequence, the window CTTTAATGATATAAAGGAAGGGGATGAAAAACGTGGTGGAGATTTTCCATCTGATAGGAAATGTGCATTGTTTCATGATAGTTAGATGCCTGCAATTTATTGAACCTTGGTGCCACAAGCCATAAATTTAGACGGTGTGGTGCTATAGGCCATGGAGGGCTGCGTGTGTATGAAAGATTAGACAAGGATCTTAGTAACGAAGAGTGGAGGTTGCGATTTCCTGATGCCCAAGTCTGTGTGTTAACAAAAATCGACTATCCAGACCATCATCCAATCCTTGTGTCTTTTAAAGATAATCATAGAAAATCTATGATCAAAGGTTTTAAGTTTGAATATGCTTGGATCTTGAAAGAGTCTTTCAAAGACATGATTCAGTCTTCCTGGAAGAATAACATAGGCATGCTAAATAACCTGGAGGAAGTTAGAGTTAAATCCATGAGTTGGCATATGCATACTGTTCAGAGCTTACTCATAGGAAAAAAATTTATTATCCGAAAACTTGAATGCATTCAAAGAAAAACTCATGAAAGTATCAGCCATGATGGACTCAAAATGTTGGAATACAATCTGCAACAAGAGCTTCAGAGGATTCTATATCAGGAAGAGCTTACCTGGTTTCAGAGAGCCAATGATAAATGGTTAGCTGATGGCAATAGAAATACATGTTTCTATCATGTGAAAGCTGTTGAAACGAGAAGACATAGAAATGTTCAGACTATCAAACACAATAAAGGGAAATGGTAAAATGATGCTCTTGACATCAATAATGTTTTTAAGGAGAACTGTAAGAATTTTTATACTAATGACATAGAGGTTGTTGATAGCTTATCGAACCATCATTCGCTCCTCAAACTTGCTGAGGCTACTATGCTTTGTCTTTATGTTGAGCTCACTTTTGAAGATATCAAGCTTGCTACTTTCGAGATGGCTCCCCTGAAATCCTCAAACCTTGACGGTTTTGCCATTGGATTTTTCCATAATTCTTGGGAGATTGTTGGAGGCGTTGTGTTTGATTACATTAGGTTTTATGGAAACATCCTGTTAAAATTGTTGAGGTCAACTTTATGGATCTTTGTCTCATCCACAAAACAACTCAGCCTGAGAACATCGGTCAATTTTGTCCTATAACATTGTATAATGCTATCTATAAATTTTTGAGTCGAATTTTGGTGAATAGACTGAAAGGTATTATGAACGATATTATATCTCCGAATTAGACTAAATTTATTCGTCAAAGAAACATCCATGATGATATTATGGTTGCTCAAGAGCTCATGCATTCCATACACCAGTTAAAAGACAAATCTTGCTTCTTTGCAATTAATATGGACTTAGCTAAAGCTTATCATCGAGTTAGCTAGAACTTTGTGGAGAGAGTTCTTATGGATTTAGGATTACCTCAACATCTAAGAGACATCCTTATGTAAGAAATTACTAATGTTCAAATGTGTGTCAACTGGAATGGGAACAAGGGCAATTACTTCAAGCCTAAGAAAAGGTTAAGACAAGGTGACCCATCTCACCTTATCTCTTTTTTATGTGTATGGATAAGTTATCTCATTTGATTATGGATGCAGTGGAAAATAAGCTATGGGTTAGTTTAAACGTTGGAAGGAAAGGTCTGAATGTGTCTCATCTCATGTCCGCATATGACCTTTTACTTTTTGGTAAAGCTATGGATAACCAAATCTCTAATATTATGGATGTGCTGGAAGTGTTATGTGCTGCTTCAAGTCAGCAAATAAGTAAGGAGAAAACTAGGATTATAATTTCTAAAAATACCCCTATGAGCATAAGAAGAAGTATAACTGCTATTTCTGGATTCAACAAGGTTAAAGATATGGGTATATACCTAGGGGCGCCTTTGATAGGTAAGTGCCATAGGCAAAGGCAATATCAATATCTGGTGGAAGAGGTTAAAACCAAGCTTAGCCACTATAAGTGCAACCAACTGTCATTTGCTGGGAGGGTTATCCTTGTGAAATTTGTTATTGAAGCTCTTCCTACTTACACTATGATGAGTAGTATGGTCCCAAAAGAGAGTCTTAAGAATATTCTTCAGGGAGATTTTATTTTGGGTCATAGTAGTGATGATAAGAAGATGCATAATATTAGATGGCGTGACATTCGCAAACCTAAGCAGTTTGGTGGATTGGGATTAAAGCATCATGTTAGGATGAATGAAACATGCATCTCCAAGCTGGGTTGGAAGCTTAGTGTAGAGATGGGGCCATGTGGTGtcaaattttgaaaaataaatacCTAAGGAAAGAGATTGATGGGAACTTCATAGAGGTTAAGCGTATGGTTCTAGTTTATGGAAACATATTGCTAAAGATTGGCATTCTCTTAATAACCAATTGATGTGGGAAATAGGGGATGAGACTACAATTCATGCGTGGGATGACTATTGGATGGAAAATGGATTGAAGCTTATAAATATTCTGACCATAAATGCTTCTATTCCAGAGTATACCCTACTCAACAACCTTCTTGATTCTCAAGGAAATTAGAATTAGAGCATTATTAAGACAAAAATTCCTGTTGAGTATGTGGAAAAGATCTGTGCTATAGCGCTTCCTAATAGGGAGATTCATCATCAAGATAGTTGTATTTGGAGTGGAACTACAAATTATGAGTTCTCCATTACTAGTTCTTATGAGGTTAAGAACAATCCTTATCAGGCGGTTCAGGACAAAAAGTGGAGGAAGATTTGGAAGCTTGGAGTCCTTGAAAGAATCAGGTATATGGTGTGACTATTACTGCATAAAAGGTTAAAAACTAACATGTTTCTCAATAAGCACAAGCTTAGAAACATGTTATATGGGGACTGTCCCGGTGAAGTTGAATCTTTATTGTATGTCTTTCGAGACTGCAAGGGGGCTACATAAACCTAGCTTGTCTTTGTTCAAACTCAATGTCGTTCTAACTTCTTCAATCCTACTCTCTATGTTTGGATTGAAACAAATCTGAGCTAGAATCTGGGCACTCAAGGTATGGATTGGTTTGTCCTTTGGGCAATTGCTTGTTATAAACTTTGGCAATGGATAAACCAGAAACTCCACAATCCTGAATTTATACTTCCTTTGTTGTTGGATAATGAAATTCATAATGCTCAAGTCCAATATAGGAGTTCCATGGCGCTACAACAACATGTTGTGAATATGTCCAAGCCCAAGGCACTTACTAGATGGGCGCCTGCTGCTGAGGGATGGTTTCCTGTTAACATAAATGACACAGTCAATAATAAGTTCATAGCTGGATGTGGTGGCATAATTGAAAATGCTAAAGGTAAGTCTGGTTTGGTGGTTTTGCCAAGAACATTGGCTATTCTAATGTCCTTAATGTTGAGTTGTGTGGTGTGCTTGAAGGCATCCGATTGGCTAAAAGTTGTAGTCTTAATAAAGTTAAGTTTCAGGTGGATAATTTGGCAGTTTTCAAAGCCATTACTAGTTCTAAACTTAGTAGAAAGCCCGAGCTAAGTATGGTTCGGAAGATTCAAGACTGTTTCAAGAGCTTACATGATTTTTGTGTTAAGCACATTCTCCGCGAAGCTAACAAGTGTGTGGATCAACTTGCTAACTTTAGTCTCTTATTGACTTCTAGTAGTTATAATTTTGATATTTCCCCCCTTCCTGTTTAGGTATGTTCAACAGGATGCTTCTGGGGTTGTTGGTTATGCTGTTGGGTAGTTCTTGTTATTATTTGGGCTTTAACCCTCCTTTTGCCCCATAAAAATATACATCGTCTAATGTTGAACTTCTCACACTTGAGCTTAAGCTCCTGAAGTACATTATTTCATGATTCActtttaaattttcaaaaaagTGGTTAAACCTCTTTTGGTTGGTTGACCGTCGATTTTAGTGGTTTTTCTTGGTTTTTAGCCAGTTTTCTGATCATTAGAGTATTCTATATACATGGCAGTTTCTTTCTTCAATTGAACCATATAAGTGTTTGGCTCCTGGTAAGACAGGTTAAACCAGCCGGTTTGGTCCGACTTTAATTTCCTTATAAACAACACACCATCCATTTCATAATAATAATTGATTTTGTTCTTGTTCGAGAATCAAAAGTCCATTATGAGCCGACCAATTCGATCCCGACCAACCATCAAGAAGGACGTCCACTCCTTCTAAAGTCTTCTAAGTGCATGAAGATTATTATCCTAATGATCATGAGAGATCTTAATTACAAGTGCATCCAACGGTTCTCTGCATTTCACTCCTAACAAATAACAAGTTTGCTGTTTACCTTTCTCTATATATAGACAGTCCAATTGTGGTTCAATGGTCTGTTCGACAAAAGCATCAATTCTTGGACGAACTTCTGTGAAAGTTTTTCTGTGTATTTCACAATTCGAAAGTGACAACCTGTAACTGAAGCTTCAATAAGCATGGTCATCCAGGTAAAGAAAGAAAGCTTGCATCTTACATAAACCGATTCACACAAGTATCTGTTGAGGTTGAAGGGCCCTAAGAAGGTCTTTAGTGCTGGAGCTTTGAGAATGGCCTCCTGAGATACCACCCCCTGAGGAAGAAGGTAGGGAAGAAGAAAGTAAAATGTGTCCAAGAAATGTTACCCATGGTTGGACTTTACATGCTCATGGAGGAGAACCTGACCACATGCTTTTACAATCCTGCCTTCAACAAGCGTCACTCTAGTCACCTATCCAGGAAGGAGTTACATTGGTGTCGAGATTGCTCGGACCAAGGTATGCTGGGGAAGTATGATAGGTACATCCCTTTGACTGTGTCTTGGGATTTTTTTATCAATATTGCACAAACACCGAGTTTCGAAAAGGAGGGGTCCGACCTCCTTACCCCATTAGAGAGATATCTTGAATGGATAAAACAAAATATTATCGTTTTCACATGAGCCACAGAGGATTAATCAAAAGAGACCGGCTAAATAAGTATGTAAAAGGGGGAAAGCGGGATAAAGAGGATTCACATAAAGGTAAGTCTCCCTCGAAGACCGCAGAGGCCAGAACAAGTGGAGAAAGCAGGGAGACAAGAAAAGGAAAACACCTCCACATCGCTGACATAACCGGAGGAACACCCTGGGTAAACCTCCCATCAAAAGGCACAATGAAGAGGAAGATTTCTGAAATGATGGTCGTCCACCATAAGGAAATAAAAACTTCAACAAAAGTATTGGACCAACCTATGATTGGACTCTTGGACTCAGAGAAGGCCAGAGGCATTCACAACGTGATCTTTCCCTTGGTAATAACTACTATCATCAGACAATTCAACGTGTTCGAGATCCTCATTAACAGCGACAACTCTTACAACATCATGTACTTAGAGTTATTCAAGAAGATGAGGCTAGACCAAAGAAGTTTGTTTCCATACAAGGCTTTGATCTCTAGGcgtttgtaagaccccaattttgaccctaacatccct includes:
- the LOC127137428 gene encoding uncharacterized protein LOC127137428 codes for the protein MKTRIEPGMLCKKLNQLGFDGYEYSDNKGFVGEIAMGPREDGKNLWHELVKIVAKTDGGWLLGRDFNDIKEGDEKRGGDFPSDRKCHGGLRVYERLDKDLSNEEWRLRFPDAQVCVLTKIDYPDHHPILVSFKDNHRKSMIKGFKFEYAWILKESFKDMIQSSWKNNIGMLNNLEEVRVKSMSWHMHTVQSLLIGKKFIIRKLECIQRKTHESISHDGLKMLEYNLQQELQRILYQEELTWFQRANDKWLADGNRNTCFYHVKAVETRRHRNVQTIKHNKGKCLSNHHSLLKLAEATMLCLYVELTFEDIKLATFEMAPLKSSNLDGFAIGFFHNSWEIVGGVVFDYIRLKVENKLWVSLNVGRKGLNVSHLMSAYDLLLFGKAMDNQISNIMDVLEVLCAASSQQISKEKTRIIISKNTPMSIRRSITAISGFNKVKDMGIYLGAPLIGKCHRQRQYQYLVEEVKTKLSHYKCNQLSFAGRVILVKFVIEALPTYTMMSSMVPKESLKNILQGDFILGHSSDDKKMHNIRWRDIRKPKQFGGLGLKHHVRMNETCISKLGWKLSVEMGPCGVKF